The Pelecanus crispus isolate bPelCri1 chromosome 26, bPelCri1.pri, whole genome shotgun sequence genomic sequence AACCGCGGCTTTAAGCAAAGCACTTAGGGTTGCAAAATAGCCCGAGCTGGTAGCAGAGAAGGGATGTGCTCCCAAATTGTGGAGCATTATCCCTTCTCACTCAGGGGCAGAGTGATGGAGAGAGCTAGGGGGTGACCCTTTGCAAGGGACTGAAGCAAAGAGGCACCCGCAACCCAttgaaaaatctgtgtttaattGAAATATTGCCACTGGGTCTCGCTTCTCCTCAAGCACCTGGTTCCTTCCCCTGTCTGGCCCAGCACGCTTGTGTTTCAGGGACTTTCAATGATACACAGAGCTGCTAGAGACCTTCCTTAAACAGACTGAAAGCCCTTTGCGTAAAAAGATATAAGGTTTCTAGATTGTTACAACATGTGAAAATAGTAGGGTTCTTCCTtcctgccaggaaaaaaaaagaaatttttaaagttgAGCAGTAATTACCTGCTAATGGAAAAGATACTCAAGAATGAGAAATAATCTGTGAAATCCTCTTAGTGCCAAGAAATTGCTAGCAGGCATGTTTAGGAAATAACTGCATCCATTCCCCTTCTTAATTATGGGAAATATATACAAGAATGGTATGCTGAGGTGCTTTGGTGTAATAGTTTCACCTGGTGATGTACGTCGAAAAAAAGCCGGTAATACAAAGGACCGATGTAGTTCACTTCTTTATAACCAAAATGGTGCTGGATCTGTATGGCTGTAAGGAAGGGTAGGCGGCAGCGTGGGTGTGCGGGCTGGAGGTGTGCTGAGATACTGCTTCTGAAATGGAAACTCCTGTTTCGGGGGAGAAGCTGGGAAAATGAGCGTGGTGTAGCTGTGACTGCATTATTGTGCGCTACAGGTAAATCTGGTTTGAATGCGCAAGGATTATATCAGCCCTTGCTGTGTCTGCTGATATAAAGGCATTTTTTCTGTGGAATGGCTTATTTCTGCTAAGGGAGCGTTGAAAGTCTGGTGGTCAGCAGTAACAATCTCATTCAAAATGGGGCTGAAGAAGCAgcttgaatgttttttttaaaaaaaaaattctctatttGTCTTTAATCACTGCTGTTCCCATTTCTGGGCAGGTGAGAACAGGCAGGAGGACCTCAGGGTTTCCCAGCCATGACCTGGGCTCTGCCTGTGTCTGTCCTGGTGAAGGTGAAGTCACGGTGCTCGCTGGATGCCAGGGCTTGGTCTGGATTAAATGCAACCTCTCTGCCTACATGAAATGCAACATGGACCAGCGAGAAGCCGGGCGGGGAAGGTGTGCCAGGGCTCGTGCTGAGCACCGGACCTCTGCACGTGTAGGGATGCTGCTGGCTTCAGTGGTGCACTCAGGGGGCTCCCGCCTGCATTTACCCCATGGTTTAGGGTCTGCCCCTGCCTGTGCATTGGGGAAGGGGGTTAATTGCTTGTGTCCCCCTTCCCACTGACCCCAGCCCTGCGTGGGGCCATCCTGCACGTGTTTTTGAGCCAGGCCCTGGATGCTTTTTGTGCTGAcgcaaagctgctgctgcaggatcCTCTGATTCATCCCCAGGGAGGGCTCACACCCAGGCTGTGTTTCTTCTCCTGGTTGTTGATCAAGCTGGCGGGGCTGGTGTGGGCTGGGCCCCTCCATGGGGTGCTGCGCTGGCCTCTGATTCCCACTGTGGGGTGGGGTATGCCAGGACTCCCGGGTCCCTTCTCTGGTGCTAGGGTGGATGGGGTTTAGAGCAGCAAAGCCAGGGGGATGCCCAGGATTCCTGGCTCGGGGGGGTCTGAATGTGCCCCTCGGGTGCATCTTCAGGGTCTAGGGCTGCAGTGGAAGGAGGCTGTGGGATGCAGCTTTTGGGGATGCTGACATGCCCCAGCCCCATGCTTCACCGTGGGTTGCTCTGAGAGGGGTGTCTCTGGGATCCGGAGGTGCTTTAATGTTTCCCTGGGGCTGGTGTCTGTAGAGCATCTCCCATGCCATGTGCGACCATGCTGACCCTTCCCAATGAGAAAGGGGCTTAATATCCTTCCCCCTTATgaaaggggaaactgaggcacagtgGGTTAAGACAGGGTGCagggttccttttttttttttgcttcctagCTCTGCTGCTGATCTGTGTGACCCAAACTAAGAGTTTTTCcatctccttttctcctcctgcttctcaGCAACCTCTTCTGCTGAGAACTGGGGgggcagaagaaaatgagggaCGAGGGTCTTCTGTTACCCAGGCTCATGCAGTGCCACAGCCTGGATTGCAAATCTGCTTAGGCATGCCAAAATATATGTGATGCTGCCTATCCTCCCGGGTGCTGCCATGTGAAGGTGGCATAACCTGTCTGATTGGGATCAAGCTGCATCTGGGATCGGGGATCTCCCAGGCAAGCGTCTCCCTCCTCCTTGGGGGTCTGCACTCAGCGGAAACTTCATCTTTGCAGCAAGAAGAGGGGCTGTGACGGCGGAGCTTTGCACGGGGCTGGATTCAGGGAGCTGGTGGGAGGCACGGTGCCAGCGCAcagtgtccccatgcccaggtTGGGAGCAAGATGCTTTGGCAGAGGGTTGTGGCTGAACTGGAATAGCAGGGCTACAGCAGAAGGTCAGGGTGAAGGTGTGGGTTTGGCACCTGGCGAGGGGGCTGGGGAGCGTTGTGGGGCAGTTTTTGAGGGCACCCATGGAGCCATCTGGGAGAACTGGTAGGGCAGAAAGCCGTGCCTGAGTCAAACTGACAAAGTGCATGAAGGATTGCTGCTGGCTCCTCCCAGCTCATGCCAGCCTCAGAGATGGGCTTCAAACTGCCCTGGACCTGGCACCCTGCTGTGGGGCACCTCCTGCCGTCGCCCCATTCCAACACTACTGTCCATTTCTCCTTCTCAGGATTAATGATTATCACCTCTGAAATCACCTGCTCATGGTGTCAGCTGCCGTGGGATTTGGGGTCCAAGCACTTGCTCTTGCCCTGGCTCTTTGGAAAGGCTTTGCATCCAGCTTAACCCACTTTTGCTCCTAAAATTTGATACTGGAGCAGATTTGCACACATgactttttaaactttccttTATTCACAATAAATAATATAGTATATTACAAAGATCTCAACACAAAATCGAAAAATCATGTTCTTTCTGCAGCCACAAATAAATAGGACTCACCAGCACCAGCTAATGCATGAAAGAGCATCTATGAGTAGCGTGGGCCCTGTGGTGGGGAGAAAGCGGGGGATTTTGCTGCACCCACCTGCCCAAAGCAGTCATTCTTCTTTGCTGGTATTTACATGGTGTTTCAGTCCCCTGGGCCATCAAACACAGGGGTGAAATCCTGTGTGCCCCAGAATGTGTGCTCTCAGGCCTCTGAAAATTGTGTAAAACTGGCACCTAGGAGGGCAGGGATGCAGCCGCATGGGTGTGAAACCACAGCTGAGAGGCTGCCCTGGGCAGAAACTCCTTTGCTGGGCTTAGCTGGCTGCAGTCAAGTTAGGAGAGGTTCTAGCGCTCACACTCATGTAGAGGGATTATATACACAGACACTGCAATACTCCTTTCATTCTTAGTCACAGATGGTCTTTGAGTTATAAGATGTTTTGCTTAAGAGTCTACTGTAGCTGGATGTGTTCATTGCCTGGCTTTGGTGCACACATGAGCCCATGTGTGgggctccctcccctcctttcgcttggtttttttttcaactgttcCTATGGTGGGGTCAACTCCATGgacttcttcctctcctctcgcTGCTCTTCCCACTCCTCCTCTGACTCGTAGGTGCCCTTGACAATGGCAACCCTATCTGACATGTTCATGCAGTAGGGGACAAGGATGTAGAAGTAGAGCAGAGCAGCCAAGCAAGCCCCGAGGATGGGTCCAATCCAGAACACCTAGAAAGCAACAAGGGAGAGGGTGAGAGCAGGTCTTGGAGGCTGGTGCACCAGGTCCAGCCATCACACCAGCATCCCTCGCTGCTCCACCTCTCCTAGCCCATGGAGAGATACAAATACCCCTTCCAGTAGACGTCATGGGCTGAAATCGCCTCAACCTTTGCTTGCTGAAGACATAAAGCTCTTTATGAGTCCAGAGATGTGGTGTGCTGGAAAGGAGGCACCAAGCCTGGTCTGCAAGGCTGGGTCTGAGcttgcaggcagtgctgggcGAGTGGAAAGCCTAAGCTGGGCTTCTCTGTGGGCTTTATTGATCTCGGATGATGCCCTAGCTCAGCGTGCGCCATTGCACGGGGGGTTATGCTTGTCCTCTTGCTGGTTCTGTGCCATGGGGATAACATGTTCCCCATGCATCGAGGGTGACAACCTCCCTCGTTCTCCAGTCCCCTTTTATCCTTTCAGGCCTGGGATGGGCTTGGAAACACCCCGCACTGTAATCCTTTTGGCAACCGCTGCCCTCTCCCCTTGCTGCCTGCATCTGGCCATGGCAGCCTCTCGGCCAGCCCATCCCAATGTGCTGCTGACGCTCACCCAGTGTGCCGGGCTGAACCTCCTCACGATGACTGCGGGCCCAAAGGACCGGGCTGGATTCATGGAGCAGCCGGTGAAGTAGATCTGTCAGTGCAGAAAGGAGACTGGGTTAAGATGCATCATGTTGCTTAGCAGATACAACTAACTTTTCAGAAGCAGGGACTGAAACAGCCCCCAGTGTTGTTTCTCTTGCAGAGAGGTGGAGGAGAAGCAGCCCCCGTATGTCCCATGTTGGCTCTCCCAGTGCAGCTCTGTCTGGGACCAACTGCACGAGAGCATTTTGGGGGAGCCCAATCCTAGTAGGACTCTGCTGTGTCCTCCTGTCTGGACACTCACCCCCACCAAGTGGCCTACGGCGACAGAGAGGCCGATGGACAGTGCTGGGGAGCCCACGTTGCCGTTCCTCCGGTTGTCCGTGGATGCAAAGATGCAGGCGGCCAGCTGGAAGGTGAGGATGATCTCCACCACGAGGGCCTGGCCTGGGGTCGTGTTGTTGTTGAGCTGTAAACCATTGAAAGCAACAATAATTAACCATCCCTGGGGCTCAGCATCACCAAGAGGGCTCCTAGGTGCTTTGCTGGTGGATTTGGATTGGCATTGCCATGCACAAGAATCCCCCTAGGTCCcttgcccagccctggggcacaAGGTGCTGTGCTGGCCACTGCTTGGGCTCACTGCTCCTTTtcctgaaagggaagaaattgtctttctttctgtttaatgtTCCAAAATTTGTCTCTCCCCCGAGCCCCTCCCTTCCCGGGTCTCGCCACATCTCTCTCCGCTTGCTTGTCTCTGCAACACTCAGCGCTTTCCCACCAAATCCCACACtgatttgttcctttttttcctgtattcctTTCCTCCTTGATCCTTGCAAGCTGTCGTATCCTGACTCTTCTCCCCTCCACTTTGTGGAGCACATCACCAagaggctggggagcagctggcagCTACCATGGAGGTGCATGGGATGAAGGGTGAGGGTTGGGATGAAGGTTGGGGTGTGGCCATGGGGGTAAGACTGTTGCTGTTTCGTTGCCTTTGCACTAACCACTGGGGACTGTCAGATGGACTCGACTCTACTGGATATGGGAAGGGCAAAGAGACCCAAGCCATTGCAGCTTGTTTTTTAGCTAAAGCTGACTGGTTTGGGACATGGAGCATGTGGGAATAAGATGCATTGCAGCACCTCATCCTAGTGATCGAACCGTCTGCAAGGTGTCTGTGCTGATCCAAAGGCTCCAGACCTGGCCATGGTTGGAGCGGTAGCTACACTGCTCCCATTTCAGGTGGTTTCCCAGCACTGCCCCAGGGGTTTGAGACGTGCTCCTCGTCCCCGCATACCTCAGAGGGTCCCAccacctcccctcctcctccaagagcagcccctgcccctcgCAGCCTCTCCGAGCCCTCCCGCGCATTGctctttcttcagctcttcttcACCACCTCTATCCATCCACCTCTGTTTCCCAGCTCCCCCAGTGCACTGGTTACAGTGGGCTTCTGCTCCCACTGCCCATACTGGTCTGactgggct encodes the following:
- the AQP5 gene encoding aquaporin-5, whose amino-acid sequence is MKKEILTLAFARSVFVEFISTLIFVFIGLGSALKWPSALPSILQISLAFGLAIGTLVQAFGHISGAHINPAVTIAFFVGNQISFLRTLFYVIAQLVGAIAGAGILYGVTPANTRGNLAINALNNNTTPGQALVVEIILTFQLAACIFASTDNRRNGNVGSPALSIGLSVAVGHLVGIYFTGCSMNPARSFGPAVIVRRFSPAHWVFWIGPILGACLAALLYFYILVPYCMNMSDRVAIVKGTYESEEEWEEQREERKKSMELTPP